The Enterococcus sp. 7F3_DIV0205 genome has a window encoding:
- a CDS encoding thymidylate synthase, translating into MEEAYLALGRKILEEGHLKEDRTGTGTKSIFGHQMRFDLTKGFPLLTTKRVPFGLIKSELLWFLNGDTNIRYLLQHNNHIWDEWAFERYIKSDEYQGPDMTDFGRRVLVDEEFKKSYEKEHKEFCNKILSDDIFAEKHGELGNIYGAQWRHWETKDGSFIDQLKNVIEMIKKTPDSRRLIVSAWNPEDVPSMALPPCHTMFQFYVNDGKLSCQLYQRSGDVFLGVPFNIASYALLTHLIAHETGLEVGDFVHTLGDAHLYTNHVDQMNEQLTREIRSFPTIKLNQEKKSVFDFDMEDIVIEGYDPHPAIKAPIAV; encoded by the coding sequence ATGGAAGAAGCATATTTAGCATTAGGCCGTAAGATTTTAGAGGAAGGTCATTTGAAAGAAGATCGCACTGGAACAGGTACAAAAAGTATTTTTGGACATCAAATGCGTTTTGATCTGACAAAAGGATTTCCTTTGTTAACGACTAAGCGAGTGCCGTTTGGTTTAATTAAAAGCGAGCTTTTATGGTTTTTAAATGGTGATACGAACATCCGCTATCTCCTGCAACATAACAATCACATATGGGATGAATGGGCTTTTGAACGTTATATCAAAAGTGATGAATACCAAGGTCCTGATATGACAGACTTTGGTCGTCGTGTTCTTGTTGATGAAGAATTTAAGAAAAGCTATGAAAAAGAACATAAAGAATTCTGTAATAAAATTTTATCGGATGATATTTTTGCTGAGAAACATGGTGAACTAGGCAATATTTATGGAGCTCAGTGGCGCCATTGGGAAACCAAAGACGGTAGTTTCATCGATCAACTAAAAAATGTTATTGAAATGATAAAAAAAACGCCTGATTCAAGACGTCTGATCGTGTCTGCTTGGAATCCAGAAGATGTTCCATCAATGGCTTTGCCGCCGTGTCATACAATGTTTCAATTTTATGTGAATGATGGTAAACTAAGTTGCCAGCTGTATCAACGCAGTGGAGACGTTTTTCTAGGTGTTCCTTTCAACATTGCCAGTTATGCTTTATTAACGCATTTAATTGCTCATGAAACAGGTTTAGAAGTAGGCGATTTCGTGCATACATTAGGAGATGCACATTTATATACCAACCATGTTGATCAAATGAATGAACAACTTACTCGAGAGATTCGATCTTTTCCAACGATAAAATTGAATCAAGAAAAAAAATCTGTTTTTGATTTTGATATGGAAGATATTGTTATAGAAGGATATGATCCGCATCCAGCAATCAAGGCACCGATTGCCGTTTAA
- a CDS encoding ABC-F family ATP-binding cassette domain-containing protein: MNELKVNELTKTYGEKTLFDHISFHIHDKDRIGLIGTNGTGKTSLLNILAGKDSGDGDIESIQQANDYQIGYLSQDQEFDPDLTVVEAVFQGDTPIIQAVKNYELALLALAEDGLSEVAQKQYAQAEERMNKEDAWTADTDAKIILQKLGIETLHKKIGELSGGQKKRVSLAQVLIESPDLLLLDEPTNHLDYEAISWLESFLNGYRGAILMVTHDRYFLDRVTNRIFELSFGKLYEYKGNYEAYIIAKAERERVGVEQEEKRKQLYKQELEWMRAGVKARGTKQQARQDRFHDLKENLHQVNQKGQLEIDVATQRLGKKVLEIKDGSYGIEHKTLLKEFDLLVQAKDRIGITGKNGAGKSTLLNILAGRLPLDSGMYSIGETVNLAYYTQQNEAMDPNQRMISYLQDAAEQVQRTDGTSIGVAELLERFLFPRFMHGTIIGKLSGGEKRRLYLLKLLIGQPNVLLLDEPTNDLDIDTLTILEDYIQTFKGAVIAVSHDRYFLDKTMDKLLVFQGEGQITTYFGSMSEYLTTNKEQSKKLVKTETKPLKETEKKAKTKLTYMEQKEWASIEDDIAKLEERSDQLTQEMNHQGDDFTKLQELQSSLSIVEQELEEKMERWEYLSEFAEN, from the coding sequence ATGAATGAGTTAAAAGTAAATGAATTGACCAAAACATATGGAGAGAAGACATTATTTGATCATATTTCTTTCCATATTCATGATAAAGACCGGATTGGTTTAATCGGGACAAATGGAACGGGGAAAACGAGCTTATTAAATATTTTGGCAGGTAAGGATAGCGGTGATGGGGATATTGAATCCATTCAACAAGCGAATGATTATCAAATAGGCTACCTTTCTCAAGATCAGGAGTTTGACCCTGATTTAACCGTGGTAGAAGCTGTTTTTCAGGGAGATACACCTATTATTCAAGCGGTAAAAAACTACGAATTGGCGTTACTTGCTTTGGCTGAAGATGGTCTTAGCGAAGTTGCACAAAAACAATATGCACAAGCAGAAGAACGTATGAATAAAGAAGATGCTTGGACTGCTGATACTGATGCCAAAATTATTTTACAAAAATTAGGCATAGAAACGTTACATAAAAAAATTGGTGAGTTATCCGGTGGGCAAAAGAAACGTGTTAGTCTAGCTCAAGTATTGATAGAATCACCAGATCTACTATTACTTGATGAACCGACCAACCACTTAGATTACGAAGCAATCAGTTGGCTTGAAAGCTTTTTAAATGGTTATCGCGGGGCAATTTTAATGGTAACTCATGACCGTTATTTCTTAGATCGAGTAACAAACCGAATTTTTGAATTGTCTTTTGGGAAGTTATATGAATATAAAGGGAATTATGAAGCTTATATTATTGCTAAAGCAGAACGTGAGCGTGTTGGTGTTGAACAAGAAGAAAAAAGAAAACAACTTTACAAACAAGAACTAGAGTGGATGCGTGCTGGCGTAAAAGCACGTGGGACTAAACAACAAGCGAGACAAGACCGCTTCCATGATCTTAAAGAAAACCTTCATCAAGTCAATCAAAAAGGGCAATTGGAAATAGATGTTGCGACACAAAGATTGGGTAAAAAAGTTTTAGAAATCAAAGATGGAAGTTACGGAATCGAACATAAAACACTTTTAAAAGAATTTGACTTACTTGTTCAAGCAAAAGATCGCATTGGTATTACTGGGAAGAATGGTGCTGGAAAATCGACACTATTAAATATTTTAGCTGGGCGTTTACCTTTGGATAGTGGGATGTATTCGATTGGAGAAACAGTTAATCTTGCATACTATACACAGCAAAATGAAGCAATGGATCCGAATCAACGCATGATTTCATATTTACAAGATGCAGCAGAGCAAGTGCAAAGAACAGATGGAACAAGTATTGGGGTCGCCGAACTACTGGAACGATTTCTGTTTCCACGATTTATGCATGGTACAATCATCGGCAAACTTTCTGGTGGTGAAAAACGCCGCTTATACTTGTTAAAACTATTGATTGGTCAACCAAATGTGTTATTATTGGACGAACCGACAAATGATTTAGATATTGATACTTTAACAATATTAGAAGATTATATTCAAACATTTAAAGGGGCTGTGATCGCTGTTTCTCATGACCGTTATTTTCTTGATAAAACAATGGATAAGTTATTAGTTTTTCAAGGAGAAGGTCAAATCACAACCTATTTTGGTTCAATGAGTGAGTATCTTACTACAAATAAAGAGCAATCGAAAAAGTTAGTTAAAACTGAAACAAAACCACTTAAAGAAACTGAAAAAAAAGCAAAGACCAAATTAACCTACATGGAACAAAAAGAGTGGGCATCAATTGAAGATGACATAGCAAAACTTGAAGAACGTTCAGATCAACTTACACAAGAGATGAATCATCAAGGAGATGACTTCACAAAATTACAAGAGCTTCAGTCAAGCTTGTCCATAGTGGAACAAGAACTTGAAGAAAAAATGGAACGTTGGGAATATTTGAGTGAATTTGCAGAAAATTAG
- a CDS encoding cation:proton antiporter: MEFVYLIIVFAFAITFSNVFNRIVPIIPLPIVQIIVGVLIGLTDIGREITFEPEIFLVMIIAPLLFREGERNDISATMKNFSVILFLAFIGVLITLVSVGWALHMVIPALPIAACFALGAALGPTDAVAVGSLSGKIQIPPKAMHILEGEGLINDASGVTAFQFALAALLTGSFSATDAGITLIVSSIGGAIVGAALVMIKRQVVMILEKASARDVTGYLLLELLLPFLAYMVAELFHVSGIIAAVVAGVMQAASFKKVSLFEAELSNVSESTWGTITFMLNALVFLFLGIELSQVFSPIWNSETYSNSFLMVVVLILSVTLFVARFFSIVLIYSVKNGLKNVWQSMNEMLILTFGGVKGTVSLATIFILPLTINGQDFPERSLLLFITACVILVTLVGGILVLPFLTESDEVESTNIQGITLLQEVMERLKKINHEDPHVEMNVVIENYQDRVKELYTEQLPSDQRQEVQELRALIVSIERDGLEESFRQKEIGIEGYRLYERLISRMERSIARQLLSIIGFWLLFVRQIIAFFVHPNLLFAKKDEENRREYQKEELENVRQVFLQNTEVILKSLDNLKGVYDDEIIQFFIEGRLQFAHRLEDGTFIDSFIVRSQSNYVKELLIGYQEERRMIDEYELSEKITSFEANEYRKNVNLLESYSINDVSSTIPLRKLTRELKKEADQEN; the protein is encoded by the coding sequence ATGGAGTTTGTTTATTTAATTATTGTTTTTGCTTTTGCGATAACATTCTCAAATGTCTTCAATCGAATCGTTCCAATCATCCCTTTACCAATCGTACAAATAATCGTTGGGGTTTTAATTGGTTTGACAGATATCGGTCGGGAAATAACATTTGAACCAGAAATATTTTTAGTAATGATCATAGCACCATTGTTGTTCCGTGAAGGAGAACGAAACGATATTTCTGCTACTATGAAAAATTTTAGTGTTATTTTATTTTTAGCTTTCATTGGCGTTTTGATCACACTTGTAAGTGTGGGATGGGCTTTACATATGGTTATTCCTGCTTTGCCGATTGCAGCTTGTTTTGCTTTGGGTGCAGCACTTGGACCTACAGATGCAGTCGCTGTAGGTTCTTTATCTGGAAAAATCCAGATACCACCTAAAGCGATGCATATTTTAGAAGGCGAAGGCCTGATAAATGACGCATCTGGTGTTACTGCCTTTCAATTTGCGCTTGCAGCATTACTGACAGGCAGCTTCTCCGCTACAGATGCGGGAATTACGTTGATTGTTTCCAGCATCGGAGGTGCCATTGTAGGTGCTGCTTTGGTCATGATCAAGCGGCAAGTCGTGATGATTTTAGAAAAAGCTTCTGCAAGAGATGTAACTGGTTATTTGTTATTAGAGCTATTGTTGCCTTTTTTGGCATATATGGTTGCTGAACTTTTTCATGTTTCGGGAATTATTGCTGCCGTTGTGGCAGGGGTTATGCAAGCCGCTAGTTTTAAAAAGGTCTCATTATTCGAGGCAGAACTTTCAAACGTTTCTGAAAGCACTTGGGGTACTATTACATTTATGTTGAATGCATTAGTTTTTCTTTTTTTAGGAATAGAGTTATCACAAGTTTTTTCACCGATTTGGAATAGTGAAACGTATTCAAATAGTTTCTTAATGGTAGTTGTTCTGATTTTAAGCGTTACACTATTTGTTGCACGTTTTTTCTCGATTGTATTGATCTATAGTGTAAAGAATGGTTTGAAAAATGTTTGGCAGTCAATGAACGAAATGTTGATTCTAACATTTGGCGGAGTCAAAGGAACAGTTAGTTTAGCGACGATTTTCATCTTGCCTTTAACTATCAATGGGCAAGATTTTCCTGAACGATCCTTACTTTTATTTATTACAGCGTGTGTAATCTTAGTTACATTAGTTGGCGGCATTCTTGTTTTGCCATTTTTAACTGAGTCTGATGAGGTAGAAAGTACCAATATTCAAGGTATTACTTTGTTGCAAGAAGTTATGGAGAGACTTAAAAAGATAAATCATGAAGATCCTCATGTCGAAATGAATGTTGTCATTGAGAATTACCAAGACCGTGTGAAAGAATTATATACAGAGCAATTGCCTTCGGATCAGAGACAAGAGGTACAGGAATTAAGGGCACTGATTGTTTCGATTGAGCGTGACGGTTTAGAAGAAAGCTTCCGCCAAAAAGAAATTGGGATTGAAGGTTATCGACTTTATGAACGCCTGATTTCAAGGATGGAACGTTCTATTGCAAGGCAGCTTTTGTCTATTATTGGTTTTTGGTTGCTCTTTGTTCGTCAAATCATTGCATTTTTTGTTCATCCTAATTTATTGTTTGCCAAAAAAGATGAAGAGAATCGACGAGAATATCAAAAAGAAGAATTAGAAAATGTTCGACAAGTCTTTTTACAAAATACAGAAGTTATTTTAAAAAGTTTAGATAATTTAAAAGGTGTTTATGATGATGAAATCATACAATTCTTTATTGAGGGGCGTTTACAATTTGCTCATAGATTAGAAGATGGAACTTTTATTGATTCATTTATCGTACGATCTCAGTCCAACTATGTTAAGGAACTTTTGATTGGGTATCAAGAAGAACGTAGAATGATCGATGAATATGAGCTTTCTGAAAAAATAACTTCTTTTGAAGCAAATGAATACCGTAAAAATGTTAATTTATTAGAATCATATTCAATCAATGATGTTTCCAGTACCATTCCATTGAGAAAATTGACAAGAGAATTAAAAAAAGAAGCAGACCAAGAAAACTAG
- a CDS encoding DegV family protein, translated as MKIAIVTDSTAYLPERIKNSSDLFVIPIPVILDGKIYNEGIDIEADEYYSLLNSSKEFPTTSQPALGEVIELYKKIAAKGYDTIISIHLSSGISGFVNTLFTLTDSIEGVTLYPYDSKITSVPMGHMVEAALDLVKENASLEEIFAKLDIIRDNTYAYLIVDDLNNLVRGGRLTNGAALIAGLLKIKPILTFEDGKIVLFEKIRSTKKAFARAEQIIGKRDEEIGRPVKLYVIHANNLEVAEEEKAKLQEKYPNAIIEIGHFNPVIGTHLGEKAIALCISAQ; from the coding sequence ATGAAAATTGCTATTGTGACAGATAGTACGGCTTATTTACCTGAGCGAATCAAGAACTCTTCTGATCTGTTTGTTATTCCTATACCTGTAATTCTGGATGGGAAGATTTATAATGAAGGAATTGATATCGAAGCTGATGAATATTACAGCTTGTTGAATAGTAGTAAAGAATTTCCGACAACTTCTCAACCTGCATTAGGTGAAGTGATTGAACTGTACAAAAAAATTGCTGCTAAAGGATATGATACAATTATTAGTATCCATCTCTCATCTGGAATTTCAGGATTTGTTAATACGTTATTTACGTTAACCGATTCGATCGAGGGCGTCACGCTTTATCCTTACGACTCTAAAATAACGAGTGTACCAATGGGACATATGGTCGAAGCTGCCTTGGATTTAGTGAAAGAAAATGCGAGTTTGGAAGAGATCTTTGCAAAATTAGACATCATTAGAGATAATACGTATGCTTATTTGATTGTTGATGATTTGAATAATCTAGTGCGCGGCGGTCGTTTAACCAATGGTGCGGCATTGATTGCTGGATTATTGAAAATCAAACCTATTTTGACTTTTGAAGATGGTAAGATCGTCCTCTTTGAAAAAATTCGTTCAACGAAAAAAGCATTTGCTCGTGCTGAGCAAATCATCGGTAAACGAGATGAAGAAATCGGTAGACCTGTGAAATTATATGTGATTCATGCAAACAATTTAGAAGTTGCCGAAGAAGAGAAAGCAAAGCTCCAAGAAAAATACCCAAATGCAATTATTGAAATTGGTCATTTTAATCCGGTTATCGGAACTCATTTAGGTGAAAAAGCTATTGCACTATGTATCTCAGCTCAGTAA
- a CDS encoding LCP family protein, which produces MSRVDRYKHIHDKSKPIEEKNGFNPRKEKNHTEVPRDSYNQEQEPLNEQNQNVEPTNSTEKAKGFTKKEKKPKKPKIKRRFSWPKRIVLFFVLLIVLAVGFFFKGKSYAENDNSLPKEAIETFNGVKSANGANNILILGSDTRGEDAGRADTIMVLQLDGPSKKPKLISFMRDTFVDIPGYDDNKINAAYALGGADLVRQTLAENFNIQTKYYAKVDFQSFEKIIDSMFPSGVKIDAEKDLNLDGVDIAKGSQKMDGHTLLQYSRFRKDEEGDFGRVRRQQQVMTAVMGQLKNPLALLRTPESLGRLVGYMSTDVPTTFMLQNGPSLMLKGGSGIERLTIPVEGSWSNLDIDYAGSVLQIDLDTNKSAVQSFLGQ; this is translated from the coding sequence ATGAGCCGTGTAGATCGCTATAAACACATACATGATAAATCAAAACCAATAGAAGAAAAAAACGGTTTTAATCCTAGAAAAGAAAAAAATCATACAGAAGTACCTAGAGATAGCTATAATCAGGAACAAGAACCACTAAATGAGCAAAATCAAAATGTTGAACCAACAAATAGCACTGAAAAAGCGAAAGGCTTTACGAAGAAAGAAAAAAAACCGAAGAAACCAAAAATAAAAAGACGGTTTAGTTGGCCCAAAAGAATCGTTTTATTTTTTGTGTTGCTGATAGTCTTAGCAGTGGGATTCTTTTTCAAAGGGAAATCTTATGCTGAAAATGATAATTCGTTACCTAAAGAAGCAATAGAAACCTTTAATGGGGTGAAAAGTGCGAATGGTGCGAATAATATCTTGATTTTAGGTAGTGATACAAGGGGCGAAGATGCTGGACGTGCAGACACTATTATGGTGCTTCAACTAGATGGACCTTCAAAAAAACCTAAATTGATTTCATTCATGCGGGATACCTTTGTTGATATTCCAGGTTATGATGACAATAAGATCAATGCAGCTTATGCATTAGGTGGAGCAGATCTAGTTCGTCAAACGTTAGCTGAGAACTTCAATATTCAAACTAAATACTATGCGAAAGTCGATTTTCAATCATTTGAAAAAATTATTGATTCAATGTTTCCAAGCGGTGTCAAAATTGATGCTGAAAAAGATTTAAACTTAGATGGGGTGGACATTGCCAAAGGTAGCCAGAAGATGGATGGACACACACTGTTGCAGTATTCACGCTTTAGAAAAGATGAGGAAGGCGATTTCGGTCGTGTTCGCCGGCAACAACAAGTGATGACAGCTGTTATGGGACAATTAAAAAATCCTTTAGCGTTACTCCGTACTCCAGAATCTCTAGGTCGCCTAGTTGGCTATATGTCAACGGATGTTCCTACAACATTTATGCTGCAAAACGGCCCATCCTTAATGTTAAAAGGGGGCAGCGGGATTGAGCGCTTAACAATTCCAGTTGAGGGATCTTGGAGTAACCTAGATATTGATTACGCGGGTAGTGTTCTTCAAATTGACTTGGACACAAATAAATCAGCCGTTCAAAGTTTTCTGGGTCAATAA
- the pheA gene encoding prephenate dehydratase — protein MKVGFLGPEASFTHNATKTAFPDDELISYHSIPACIKGVEFGEVDLGVVPIENTIEGSVNTTVDYLFHQTTIPVGAEIVLPIYQQLMVAKNNKDIWQETTKILSHPQALAQSQEFIRTYFPMADLEATPSTAYAANFVASHPDQKIAAIAPKLSAEKYDLKIVGKDIQDVAINQTRFWVIGSEKVELPIKATDKKLTIALTMPNNMPGALHKALSVFSWREIDLSKIESRPLKTTLGEYFFLIDINVQKPQQLLDNAIEEICLMGGSVKIFGNYAIHPINGV, from the coding sequence ATGAAAGTCGGATTTTTAGGTCCAGAAGCTTCTTTTACTCATAATGCAACGAAAACTGCTTTTCCTGATGATGAGTTGATCTCTTATCATTCGATTCCGGCTTGTATAAAAGGTGTTGAGTTTGGAGAAGTCGACTTAGGTGTTGTGCCGATTGAAAATACGATTGAAGGATCTGTCAACACGACAGTAGATTATCTTTTTCATCAAACTACGATTCCTGTAGGAGCAGAAATCGTCTTACCAATTTATCAACAATTGATGGTCGCAAAAAACAACAAAGATATCTGGCAGGAAACAACTAAAATTTTATCGCATCCTCAAGCATTGGCGCAATCACAAGAATTTATTCGCACCTATTTTCCAATGGCTGATCTTGAAGCAACGCCGTCCACCGCTTATGCTGCAAATTTTGTTGCGAGCCATCCAGATCAAAAAATTGCAGCAATTGCACCCAAACTTTCTGCTGAGAAATATGATCTTAAAATTGTTGGCAAAGACATTCAGGATGTGGCGATTAATCAAACCAGATTTTGGGTGATCGGATCTGAAAAAGTCGAGTTACCGATCAAAGCAACTGACAAAAAATTAACCATTGCATTGACGATGCCAAATAATATGCCAGGAGCTTTACACAAAGCATTATCTGTTTTTAGTTGGCGAGAAATTGATTTAAGTAAAATTGAATCACGACCTCTGAAAACAACTTTAGGTGAATACTTCTTTTTAATTGATATCAATGTTCAAAAACCGCAGCAGTTACTAGATAATGCTATAGAAGAAATATGTTTAATGGGTGGATCAGTCAAAATATTCGGGAATTATGCGATTCATCCAATCAACGGAGTATAA
- a CDS encoding shikimate kinase, with translation MKGIILIGFMGAGKTTVGKLLSEKTGMEHIDFDDKIVEEIGMTIQEYFDLHGEEAFRERETNVLKRYLNHNQVVSTGGGIVMRPENRELLKQMAPVVYLQTKPEVFIPRLKHDHTTVRPLVVSKSPEEIREVFEPRIPFYEESASLVVATDDRTPEEIVHEILEKI, from the coding sequence ATGAAGGGAATTATTTTAATTGGTTTTATGGGAGCAGGTAAGACAACAGTTGGAAAACTACTGTCAGAAAAAACAGGTATGGAGCATATCGATTTCGACGATAAAATCGTTGAAGAAATTGGTATGACGATTCAAGAATATTTTGATTTACATGGGGAAGAAGCATTCAGAGAAAGAGAAACGAATGTCTTAAAGCGATACCTAAACCACAATCAAGTTGTATCAACTGGAGGCGGGATCGTTATGAGACCGGAGAATCGGGAGCTTCTAAAACAAATGGCTCCTGTTGTTTATTTACAAACGAAACCGGAAGTTTTTATACCACGCTTGAAACACGATCATACAACTGTCAGACCTTTAGTTGTGTCAAAATCTCCAGAAGAAATCAGAGAGGTTTTTGAACCAAGAATTCCATTTTATGAGGAAAGTGCCAGCTTAGTTGTTGCGACAGATGATCGAACACCAGAAGAAATTGTACACGAAATATTAGAGAAGATATAA
- the aroA gene encoding 3-phosphoshikimate 1-carboxyvinyltransferase, with protein MIDIPSDKSISHRSIMFGAIAQGKTTIKNFLRGDDCLSTLKAFQDLGVNIEDDGETITVHGTGFSGLTQAKQAIDVGNSGTTIRLIMGILAGTNFTTELFGDHSIAKRPMNRVMMPINQMGAECTGHDGTEFPPLTVKGTENLKPINYQMPVASAQVKSAILFAALQAHGESVIVEKEKTRDHTEDMIRQFGGNIAVSGKEIRIEGPQKLVGQEVTVPGDISSAAFFLTAGLIIPDSRIVLNNVGLNPTRTGIIDVIQQMGGKLMIEETMSDVNKAGTLIVETSELNGIEISGEIIPRLIDELPIIALLATQAKGTTIIRDAEELKVKETNRIDAVANELNKMGANIEPTDDGLIIHGKTKLHGAKVTSYGDHRIGMMLQIAALLVKEGTVELEKAEAISVSYPRFFDDLTKLYR; from the coding sequence ATGATCGATATTCCTAGCGATAAATCAATTTCGCATCGAAGTATTATGTTTGGTGCAATCGCACAAGGGAAAACGACAATCAAAAATTTCTTGCGTGGCGATGACTGTTTAAGTACTTTAAAAGCTTTTCAGGATTTAGGCGTTAACATTGAAGATGATGGCGAAACAATTACAGTTCATGGAACAGGTTTTTCGGGATTAACACAAGCTAAGCAGGCAATCGATGTTGGAAACTCAGGGACTACGATTCGTTTGATCATGGGAATTTTAGCAGGAACGAATTTTACTACAGAGCTCTTTGGTGATCATTCCATTGCCAAACGACCGATGAACCGTGTAATGATGCCGATCAATCAGATGGGGGCTGAATGTACAGGTCATGATGGAACAGAATTTCCGCCTCTAACTGTAAAAGGGACAGAAAATCTTAAGCCGATTAATTATCAAATGCCGGTCGCCAGTGCACAAGTCAAGTCTGCAATTTTATTTGCGGCTTTACAAGCACACGGAGAATCCGTTATTGTAGAAAAAGAAAAAACACGAGATCATACAGAAGACATGATTCGTCAATTCGGTGGTAACATTGCTGTTTCAGGAAAGGAAATTCGGATTGAAGGACCACAAAAATTAGTAGGACAAGAAGTTACTGTACCAGGTGATATTTCTTCCGCCGCCTTTTTCCTTACAGCGGGTTTGATTATTCCAGATAGTCGAATTGTCCTAAATAATGTAGGCTTAAATCCTACCCGTACTGGAATTATTGATGTTATTCAGCAAATGGGTGGGAAACTAATGATCGAAGAGACAATGAGTGACGTGAATAAAGCGGGGACATTGATTGTTGAAACGAGTGAGTTAAACGGAATCGAAATCAGTGGCGAAATTATTCCAAGATTGATTGACGAACTACCAATCATCGCCTTATTGGCAACACAAGCAAAAGGGACTACGATCATTCGAGATGCTGAAGAGTTAAAAGTGAAAGAAACCAATCGAATCGATGCTGTGGCCAATGAATTAAACAAAATGGGTGCTAATATAGAACCCACAGATGATGGGCTGATTATCCACGGTAAGACGAAGCTGCATGGGGCAAAAGTTACTAGCTACGGCGATCACCGTATTGGTATGATGTTGCAAATCGCCGCTCTTTTAGTAAAAGAAGGAACGGTGGAATTAGAAAAAGCTGAAGCAATTTCTGTTTCTTACCCCAGATTTTTTGATGATTTAACTAAATTATATCGATAA
- a CDS encoding prephenate dehydrogenase: protein MNKKVLIVGLGLIGSSLALCIKKEHPSVEIIGMDNQANSEEFALKRKIIDRKATSFEEAAVKADIIFLCTPVKSMMKQLTLLGTLPLKQNVIISDVGSTKLEIIETAKKAGLHTFVGGHPMAGSHKSGVTAADENLFENAYYILTFSEVEKQSQIRELQELLHGTRAKFVVLTAEEHDQITGMLSHLPHIIAAGLVNQSKVFNEEHPRSQQLAAGGFRDITRIASSDPQMWTDILLSNKKALLALISSWQNEMEQVSTWIQTENKEAIFQFFYEAKETRNQMPVHKEGAIPAFHDLFVDVPDVPGVIAEITALLGRAQLSLINLKILETREDIYGILQLTFKRQEDLKRAKQTIEKETDYLCYEK from the coding sequence ATGAATAAAAAGGTTCTGATTGTCGGTCTAGGTTTGATTGGCAGTTCATTAGCATTATGTATCAAAAAAGAACATCCATCTGTAGAAATTATTGGAATGGATAATCAAGCAAACTCGGAAGAATTTGCATTGAAGCGAAAAATTATCGATCGAAAAGCAACTTCTTTTGAAGAAGCAGCGGTGAAAGCAGATATCATTTTTCTATGTACTCCGGTTAAAAGCATGATGAAGCAATTAACATTATTGGGAACTTTGCCGTTAAAACAAAATGTGATTATTTCCGATGTCGGAAGCACGAAGCTAGAAATTATTGAAACAGCTAAAAAAGCAGGCTTGCATACCTTTGTCGGCGGACATCCAATGGCTGGATCACACAAATCAGGTGTAACGGCTGCAGATGAAAATTTATTTGAGAATGCGTATTATATTTTAACTTTCTCGGAAGTAGAGAAGCAAAGTCAAATTCGAGAACTACAAGAATTACTACACGGGACACGAGCAAAATTTGTAGTTCTTACAGCTGAAGAACATGATCAAATTACAGGAATGCTCAGTCATCTGCCGCATATTATTGCCGCAGGTTTAGTGAATCAAAGTAAGGTTTTCAATGAGGAACATCCGCGTTCTCAACAATTAGCGGCCGGCGGCTTTCGGGATATTACACGAATTGCTTCTTCTGACCCGCAGATGTGGACGGATATTTTGTTAAGCAACAAAAAGGCATTATTAGCGTTAATAAGTTCATGGCAAAATGAAATGGAACAAGTTTCTACTTGGATTCAAACTGAAAATAAAGAAGCCATTTTTCAATTTTTTTATGAAGCAAAGGAAACTCGTAATCAAATGCCTGTGCACAAGGAAGGTGCCATTCCGGCATTCCATGATTTATTTGTAGATGTACCCGATGTACCAGGCGTGATTGCTGAGATTACTGCTTTATTGGGGAGAGCTCAGCTTTCATTAATTAATTTGAAAATTCTTGAAACTCGTGAAGATATCTATGGTATTTTGCAATTGACGTTTAAACGCCAAGAAGATTTAAAAAGAGCAAAACAAACAATAGAAAAAGAAACAGATTATTTGTGTTATGAAAAATAA